ACTGTTAAAGTGTTTTTGGTTTTCTTCCTATACCGAATATCTAGCTGGCATATATTTCATTACAAAGAGAAAACATATTTATGTTCACATTGTGTGTATACCATATTACTACATGAGTCTACTTTACTTCTGCCTCTTGCTTGGTTTTGCTTctcattcaaaataatgtacaaataATTGTTGCCATCAAAGTAATTTAACAAATGCATACACCATAATCATGTGTTGGTATTAAAATGATTATAATTTAAGCACACAGTGCATCATTGAATATTCACAGTTCACAAACCTTGCATGATCAAAAGCCCCAAATCAATTGTTACTATACAAAGCTAGATTTGTCTATCACAGTAAATGCTTTTTCAagaattcttttcatttttgtgacaATGTCATGTCACTTTAATAGCCAATCACAAAGAAGCCAGGTTTTGGTGCATATATGTAAACTTACTGTACATGTTCTGCTTCAAAGAGCAACTAGAGAGATGAATAAACTAATTGAAATTCTCTTAAAGatcataaattcataatatatatatatatatatatatatatatatatatatatatcttcttaAATATAACAATAGGAAATGGTGGGGATATCGAAACTGAATTCCTTGAAAGTTGCAATAGAAATGATGGAAATTTTTATAATCAAATCGGCGACTGATAATtagttgtttcattttttatttgcttCTATATCATTACTTTGTGTGCTTGTCTTATTTGAAATATAGCAGGGATGCATAATGATTGGGGACAAAAGATAAAGTCAACACCACAGGTTTTTTGTAAACATCCTGCGGTATTTTGTAGCAGTTTTGAGTTGATACACATCATTACAGGTAGTCCTTTGAACATCATTTTTTTGTAGAAAAACGTATCGCtaatgatttttatttgtattcatCGTGTACTTTGGTGATTATGAGGGTAACACGAGGCTGCAGTCTGGGCAAACTGCAACAATTTGAGATAAGGTTGCCTCCAAGAAATTTGGAAAGCAAGCAGCAATTTCACAACACTTTTCAGCATTTCTGGCGCAGTGGGTAAAGACTCCTAGCTCTGCAACCAGCCACCGACATCATTTGAAGATCTTGAGTTGAAGGTTCACTATTCTGAGCAGTCTGCCACTGATTGACTGGTTGGGACGCGGCTTATTCCCACAGTTCCTCAGTGCGGCCAAATTTGAAGACAAGTCCGCTGGTTCACACAAAAACAAGATTGGCACTAGGTCAGGGTTCTTTTAGTTCAGAGCTTAATGGCACAACCGATTGCAAATCTCCACTCATATCAATATTGATCAGGTAATACACATGTTCATCCAGTTTAGCAACCCGCTCTTTATAAAACAGGCCCTTTAAATTGCACAAGACAGGACTCTCTCACACTAGAAAATCCACTTTATGCGCTTTCTGAAGGACTGAGGATCTTGTTTCAGAGGggaactgaaaaacaaacatcacATTTCAGCTAACCTCATTACGCCTCTAAATCCAAGAACTCTTGATTGCATGGCAGAGACACTACAGACAGAGTCAGCTTGCCACCCCAGGGGGTTATTCACTTTAAGTCAGACATTACCTCAATGAACTTCTGAACAAAAGCATCAACAACACAGataatacacagacacacacagacatgcgCAGAAACATGAAGAACGAGGAAATCGCAAAGAACAGTATCATCTCTTGTATCATCAATGTCATTAAACAGGTGCCTCTCTGCACTACCAGGGACTCACCTCAGGAAAATCAGAAAGTTTTCAAGGAAAACAGCCACTCCAGGGTAAGCATTAGTGTGCAGACCTGTGCAgtattgagaaaaaacaaaacaaaaacaaaacaaaacattacacaCATCTGCACAATATAATcaacatattttgtacataaatgaatttatttcccgtttacagttataataaaatctacattctcatcttattggtacATGTATCTACACATACTATATTCTCTCCTTCCTGTCTTCTATTTCCGGAAGCATATTGATACTGATTGAATATCTTCTCCATCTCTATATTCCATTCCTATTACATACAACTTCGGTACAggtgtacagtgcactcccgttataacaagcACGGTTATAACCAAATTCCGGTCACAACAAAGTATAAATGTAGGACTCAACATTaaccactctatgtatttttattgtatatttgctcggttataacgaaattttgatttaacgaaagaaaactgccggtcgcgagtccactgtatatatatatatatacaagatgTTCTGTATTCAACATTTTGAGCACCAATCAAGCTGTTTCTATTACTGTATTAAtttgttgaagactagtcccatgtacccttgggcaggtgtctatgggggaaatgcatgttttgtaaGGCAAACTcaactcatcctcaatgggtcaaGGTATTGTATATAGGTGAATATCCTCGtacagtttttttgttttttgttttgttttgttttgtttgttttttttgcaattaattttGAATACTCCATGCTGACGTCATCCACTTACATACTCCCAAGACGGGATCATAATCAACTCATAGTTTTTGCAACATTGCAAAGCCTCTGACATCACAATAACAATACTCTTGCCATGCACACTTAATCAGTTACAAAAACAGCAGAAAATGAAAGTAGGGCATGCAATTTAGGTACACAATGTGCACATTATGGCTCAAAACCACACATATAACTTGTAGTTGTGCATACCTACAGTAGCTTGCTGTCTGTGGCCTGTTGTAATGCTGCAAAGGTAGCTTCCACAGAAATGTCAAATCGAAGGTATGCCTCACTCACCAAGAACTTTGCCAACCCATACAATATGACATAATAATGGCTTTTGTTGTTGGATAGTTTGCACACACTTCCCatctcagggtttgaaatgctattgcgGGGAGATTATAAGTGCCTTCATATGTCCCAGGACTTCTAACCTTTCTCACTATCTTTTCAATTTCTCAGGATGGAGCATTTTGTATGTCTCCTTTCATGCCAGTCATCACCTGTATAATGGGGCCTAGTCTCAGAGTGGTTCATATCAGGTCACATGGTGACTTGGCAGCATTGCACCTACCAGTAACTTTTAGCCTATCCACTGATGGTTCATCTTACAGAGTACGCTAGTATTATAATCCTTTGTAAGTACCAGCCACTAATGAAATGCCTTCCCTGTAATTACATTAACCATAaagttcaataaaaaaaaaatatttaaaaaaaacataaagagCACTCACTGCCATACTTTGGTGTCTTGCACAGAATGGCATACCTCAATGATACTCTAACATCAGAATCTGCCTGAAGGAGAAACTCACTTTGAGTGCAAAAAGTTGTACGAAAGCAGTGAATCGGTGATATATGACTTGAGACTTTCTGAGTAAATGAATTTGTGCGTTTCTATTTCATCAGATCTATCAATTCTCTGTGCAGTTACTACACAGCCCATTTGGATTATGTAAGCAATGTTAAAACACTGcagaagacaaaaataaaagtatgaaTATACTGACACAAGAATAACAGCCTCAGATGACTTGCAAATCTAGCACTTAATGCAAAACCTCAAAATGTCCCTTGGGCGATATGACCttgtatctttaaaaaaaaaaaaaaaaaaatcagcaatttTCAATAGTGCAAAAAAGAACTTTCACTTTTGCAGCAATTTACAAAATATCATCAATCTCAACATCAAATACTGTAGAAAACACTGTTCTCGATAACATTAAAAGCAGTAATGTTTTACAAAACATAATCTGcatttttgatattcaaaaatGAATTAGTATGTTTTTGAATATACGCCAATGGAGATACAAGATCTTGTCAAGCCCTGGGGACTAACAAATCATGGAGATGAATAAAGAAacacatgaaaaacaaacaaacaaacagacacactcACCTCTGGGATCAATGACGTAGTCTTCAAAAAGGATCCACATTGAAGCTATGAGGCCGGCAAAGGACAGGACAAAGCCGATGAAGAGCCATATTCTGGCACCTtagaagacaaaaaacaaacaaacaaacaaacaaagagtaagataataaaaagataataaaaagttttggtacctcaaaagtttccctgaatttccttgtcttggtttgtgtttcacattaaagtacgttgtctgtgagaattactcgccccaaagtgctctcatgttttagtaatcatgcaatgatggtttcgtaccagagccgtcgccgtacagcgtcgataaatattgtacgaaaccactgactgcgaccagcagcgtgcagcccattgtacgcatagctaactgcgaccagcagccccatacgcatagcgtaatggggcttcgcattgtaacattcaggatcatgacagaattagtatcgcgggtaaatgtcaatttaaaatcccaaaatttctttgatttgaagacttaacaatagaccggtttactaatgtatgcacagatctttaattttgcacacggccgcaacctcgggcaaacaaaggatgcgagcctgcaacgtcggctgctgcagccgtccccgatacatccccacatgtagacttacgtgtatgttgtgtacatgtgtaagatgcatcaacttcgactttacctcgtggcatttcgtgtggctctaaatcaattcccaaccttagatgagggaaaattctgctgtgatcaaacgcaatttggactatagtttcgattttattgaattttggcttcgattttgtcttcagtagttctgaaaatgggtggatcaaaacactgctgctacggaacatacaacagtatgaccgcatcacttcaaacttTAATGATTCtaagcattatgattgattgtgaaatctaaactagacaacgaatctctcataatcgatatgtttccaaggattttttttataagttagactcagactgattaaacttcatgaaatagaatggcgattttgacctatttttctattaacaataacagttagggcctaggggcctagccctatatagactagatctagagtaggcctagatctagacgtagacctaaaattaaaaacaaaaacaatgatagacctaacctccctgacattcgcagtaggcaacatttatttTCCCCGTTGACTTAATCATCACGACCCAGGTCTGGTACGTTGGTTTGTTGAGGTATGTCCGGTCGGCCTAACCTCACTAAGGAAAACACGAAAAGGGCTCGTGTCCGAAACCTCGTTGAACTTCAGGCTTGAAACACTCCCATCCGCGAAAAGACGGTAGTCGtcaaatgacttgtatccctttagcttttacagtcatagtcagtccgattgatgatcaggtagttgaacacgtcaaagagtccaaaatctgtcaaagttggatgtaaacccagcgagcttgttaggatcggagaacgagcagcctaccagagcgagcttctcctgcagtgaccggccggtgtccgcccgggagaggtcgggatcgatgggcaaatccaaatcggctacggcagttgcactagtttgatgagtttctccttgttgtagccgcttgtgctcacacctatatccctcaaatactcagttaattccttaactgtccaattcttccatggcttgctcgaactttggctagaacttgaagctgacgccatctcaaagcaagattatagcaaacaaaagttgtcgataatccgcagcgagtaatgatcgtagacaatacacgcgtgaatgcaaaaacagtgtggcgcgcgcgtccgcgcttatttcgcttgcccgacctagttacaatcactagggtcgcgtggggttgacgtcattatgcatatcattagtaaaccggtctattaagttgaagtattgaaaacaggcttcgaacaacgtttggttcagCCAAttgtccctttcttttcgaattgatgactgaatgtgactcggtccagaggaccttgggagagctacatacaacATGGACCcatgcatacactgactactacggccagcgcatgcgcacacaaacatcttatccgttgatttgaaatttgtgcgcatgtgatgtgttcgcatgcactggctgtagtattcagtgcacatggtgtatgtagctctcccaaggtcctctcggccgaatcacattcagtcatcaattcgaacagaaagggaatataggcagaaccaacgttgcccaaagcctgttttcaatacttcaccttaattggtaagtcttcaaattgaagaatttttggaattttaagttaacatttatcccgcgatactaaatctgtcatgatcctgaatgctacaatgcgaagcccgattacgctatgcgtatgggactgctggtcgctatgcgtatggggctgctggtcgcagttaattgcatgattactatagacatgagagcactttggggcgagtaagtctcacaatgttagttatatgaaaggtactttaacctgaaacacaaactaagacaaggaaatttttgaggtaccaaaactttttattattagCGAAGTCAAAAGAGGTATAGGTACAGTATACCAAGAACACATCAAGAAAGCAATGACCGAGTGACTTTACTGACAGCTTGCTATCAAATGATTCAGTTCTGTTCCAATATTGCAGTTTTTGTTCCAGTTCTTTACTTGATAGATATAGGGTTGTATGAGAGTATGTGTATACTACTTCAATCCACACTTACtgtaaatgtcaatattttcgcataattaattttttgcactggggagctcaaaaacatatttgcaGGTTCATGAATTAGTGCGATGCAATTATCGACCCATTCAAAACATGCAGATAAAATTTTTACGCAAATTCGCACTAGCCAAACATAGCGCAAAATACGCAAAAATCAATGTAAcaagaaatgtttgtgtttacaAGGATTACTGTCTCCACGTAGGTTGACAATCATCAATGTTTGACAATCATCAAACGAGTTTGACAATCATCAAtcatattatttcatgacatgttactttgtactatgttttgattttcgttgattggaaataaactatgattgaattgaaatgaatgtttGAAAGTTTATCCTGGACATGAAAAGTAATATTATGCTTGTTTGAATTTTGAAGGTAATTTGTGTTAATTTACACATTCCCTCTTCCAACACTATTTCAGCTAGccaacaacaaaatatcaatttgggTTTGTGGTATCTGTCAAGGCTTCATTCACTGTAAAATTGATTCacagaacaaataaacataaatataaatGATTCAATTCTATGATACAGGTGACATGTAACAAGTCAGACAATTAACTGCTgctgctaaaaaacaacaacaaaatcaaataaacaaaaccatGATCCTGCACAAGTTGCCAAATAAACATTATGATTTCTTGTACATCTAAGTGGCAAATCTCCATGCTACATCAACACAGCATCATAAATCTATGGGAGGAGGGTTTCCATGGAAACAAACCTGTTTGCCCAAGGCATCCCTCGTTGTAGGAGTCACCTCTCACTTGCCCACTGGACACAGCATTAATCCTGTGATGCCAAACATAATTGACATCAATTATCATGCACTGCACAGACCATTCCAGAACAAAACGATGTGCAATTCCTTTAGCTTTCTATCAAGACGTTTTCTACTTCTTACATTTTTTCCCCATCTCTATCAGAACTCAGAGTTCTTTTGGGTTAGTTCTATGGTTAACTTTTAGTGAAACTCGCTACCATTGCACTGGCAGTCCCGAGAGTCAGATTGTCAaacatatggaaaaaaaaaaaaatcactgatatGAGATCCACTGAATCATGATTTGCGAAATGTGTATTACAGGGTTAAAAGAAACAGTTATTGTTTAAACAGTACAACTATGAATCAAACACGACACAATTGACAAAGTCTTGACTCAAGGCTACTACTTCATCAGAAA
The sequence above is drawn from the Diadema setosum chromosome 19, eeDiaSeto1, whole genome shotgun sequence genome and encodes:
- the LOC140242608 gene encoding transmembrane protein 50A-like, which translates into the protein MSGCLDNIQCPHYECCDTLPEKRNFIASIAAGILFFSGWWVIIDAAVIFPSQSEMNHAYHTCGVVSTVAFFMINAVSSGQVRGDSYNEGCLGQTGARIWLFIGFVLSFAGLIASMWILFEDYVIDPRGLHTNAYPGVAVFLENFLIFLSGLVFKFGRTEELWE